CAACATCCTCCATGTTGAACATGCTGTCTATCACAGGCTGCAAGGGAGGATCTGCTGACTGGAAGTGCGGCAAAACCTGCTCCGTGAAACTCCGGACCAGCTCTGCTTTAtactagataaataaaaaataatcataaatgcaAAGTGCATAACACGTAATGCTTCAAAATTAACATTATACATCATCAAAAGAGTTGAAAcaggcaaaagaaaaaaagaaagaaaaaaaaacagcataaggGTTTTGGAGTGACATGAGGTTTGATTATATAATGGCAgtatctttattttttggtaaatttaTGAAGAAACAATGCAATCTGAAATAACTACAGTAGTATTATTGAGTCTGACCTGTAAACTTCTGGATCTAAGGAGACTGCAAAGGAGGTGGCCTCTCTTCCTCAAAAGCTTGCCAAGCAAGTCCCCATCTGCTGTTTTACCTCCCAACATGCCATAAAGCACCCATCGTCCATCTATTGCAAGGCTACAAATGTTCTTCTCCCAAAAAGATCCACCGACACAGTCCAGAATTATATCAACTCCcttgcctgcacacacacacacacacacacacacacacacactttcatttaAATGTGTTCTTTTTAATGTTGAATAAACACATTCAGAACACTTAATATACTAACCTTCAGTAAACTGCagcattttttctgaaaaatcctctTCTTTGTAATTGATTCCTGTAGCTGCTCCCATCTGCTCTGCAAATCTGAGCTTTTCAGGACTCCCTGCCGTTACTACTGGAATCGCACGACTCAAGCGAACCAGCTGAATGGCAGCAGTACCGATTCCACTCGCTCCAGCATGAATCAATACGGTCTCATTCGGCTTCACTTTGGCTGTAAAAGAAATCAGCTTATAGAAATATAATGgtcttaaaatgcatttgaacatttaaaggaataggtgACCCGAAAATGaaagtttgctgaaaatgtactcaccctcaggccaatcAAGAGGtgtttgtttcttaatcagaacagatttagagaaatgtagccacacagtgaaagtgaatgggtgccgtcagaaaaagagttaatttataaataaataaatcacaatgttCTACAAGCAACACACAcatctccagtccatcaattaacatcttctgaagccaaaagctgggtgtgtgtttgtaagaaacaaaaccatcattaagatgttttaactataACCCTTTGGCTCTGTCCAGAGTacaagtctataatccataatattgcttccaCCAGCTAAAAAGTCCACCCCTTGTTGtgctctcacattaaaatccaccaacatatttgtttcagACTGTTTTTGTTTGCAAACGGTGCATAGTTTTTGAAAATTTTTCTCCAGATTCAGACTAGATTATTTTTTCAATGGAGAATATTATAGATAGAGGACTCATCTTTTAGCTGGAAGGAATGTCTTAAAGTCAAAACTAAATGtcttcttacaaacacacagcttttcacttctcaagacgttttatcaaatgtttggactctcattctgacggcacccattcacattcattggtgagcaagtgatgtaatgctaaatttcacaaaattttcttcatcttggatggcctgaggggcgAGTAACTTTGCAGCTAATTTTAATTTCTGGTTAAAAAGTCACATTTAAAGATAAATGCTACCTATGAAGTGCAAAAGTTGGTAGGCAGTCAGCCAGGCCTCAGGAAGAGCTGCGGCTTGATAAAGAGTGAGGGGTGATGGGACAGGCATGACGAGTTCTTCTGGAACAGCTACATATTCTGCATAGCCCCCTCCTCCAAGTAAAGCCATTACTTCACTTCCCAGTATCCATCTCCCTTTGACCCCAGGACCGATGTCAGCGATCACACCGCTGGCTTCCAGACCCAAGATCTCactctctccaggaggaggagggtaaACACCCCTTTTCTGTCAATTACTACGAGCTGTCAGTTGGGTTCAAATTAATGACACAATCATTGGCAAGATTTTATGGTTTACCTGAAGCAGGTCAGCTCTGTTTAAAGCAGTTGCAGCGACTCTGATGAGGAGTTGCCCATCTTTGGCTTCAGGCCGAGGAATATGTTTCACATCCAGTTTGCCTGATTCATCAACACACACTGCCTGCATTGACTAAAAAATGAGAAGAAATACAATCTGTTTGCCATGCTTCCTAGTTCCAATTTTCATTTTGTTGTCGTTTTCCCCCTGCAGTAGTTTAGAAATGTGATTATAAATACAAAATGGACTTTTGATTCATTTGATTATAAAACTGTGAACATTAGATACAATAATTCATTAAGACATAATTTGTTTTACTTACTGTTCTGTCTTTGTGCATTTGTTGCTTTGACACTTAAATGTGATCGAACACAAACAGGACATCAGCTTTACTTTTAAAACCTAAAATTAGAGCTAAAGAAACAAGAAATTGAAACGAAGCTTCACATCAGAAAAAAA
The sequence above is drawn from the Carassius carassius chromosome 31, fCarCar2.1, whole genome shotgun sequence genome and encodes:
- the tp53i3 gene encoding quinone oxidoreductase PIG3 — translated: MHKDRTSMQAVCVDESGKLDVKHIPRPEAKDGQLLIRVAATALNRADLLQKRGVYPPPPGESEILGLEASGVIADIGPGVKGRWILGSEVMALLGGGGYAEYVAVPEELVMPVPSPLTLYQAAALPEAWLTAYQLLHFIAKVKPNETVLIHAGASGIGTAAIQLVRLSRAIPVVTAGSPEKLRFAEQMGAATGINYKEEDFSEKMLQFTEGKGVDIILDCVGGSFWEKNICSLAIDGRWVLYGMLGGKTADGDLLGKLLRKRGHLLCSLLRSRSLQYKAELVRSFTEQVLPHFQSADPPLQPVIDSMFNMEDVEMAHRRMEANQNIGKIILKIGVKLE